In Thunnus thynnus chromosome 20, fThuThy2.1, whole genome shotgun sequence, a single window of DNA contains:
- the foxj1b gene encoding forkhead box protein J1-B → MPVLTSPDIANKFKEKWLMVYPEDQVTGSDSVPLDDSLTSLHWLQNFSIVSADPERPNGTGPGCPSSQQHLCLKRLGFPRGGTDSPSSPPAGDTAATGMPLYLGSPVTSGSDSTAVPRFTNCAHPGSGYPQIPIQASPPVEVDYKTNPKVKPPYSYASLICMAMQASKQPKVTLSTIYNWITENFCYYRHAEPSWQNSIRHNLSLNKCFKKVPRQKDEPGKGGFWQIDPQYADMFVNGIFKRRRMSANSYNSSSSGAHRQSKLIQGYHSTQNGCPYQSGKRKHLATKNNNNNKAVRASDSPLLATEAHKADILRGDFDLASVFDDVLSGNCSTFEDLDINMALSSLGCEMEVSMQGRQHSAGLGRWCGGGDLMGQSQHLNHHQSYSYMDLSASSMECPVNMGELHMVQQHPQPRLDQDQLLQSHHHLQQFDEASTLFSERPEEAVLQPWEEIKEEAQAIPLTLDQGFGLCEGFFTEMQPWERVEAYL, encoded by the exons ATGCCGGTTCTGACGAGCCCCGACATCGCAAATAAGTTTAAGGAGAAATGGCTGATGGTTTATCCGGAGGATCAGGTCACCGGGTCCGACTCTGTCCCCCTTGACGACAGCCTCACCAGCCTCCACTGGCTCCAGAATTTCTCCATCGTCAGCGCGGACCCGGAGCGGCCCAACGGAACTGGACCGGGCTGTCCGTCCTCCCAGCAGCATCTCTGTCTCAAGCGGCTCGGCTTTCCCAGAGGGGGCACCGACTCTCCGTCCAGCCCGCCGGCCGGGGACACCGCCGCCACCGGGATGCCTCTTTACCTCGGGAGCCCCGTCACCTCCGGCAGCGACTCCACAGCGGTCCCGCGGTTCACCAATTGCGCACACCCCGGGAGCGGCTACCCACAGATCCCGATCCAGGCCAGCCCGCCGGTGGAGGTCGACTACAAAACCAACCCAAAGGTTAAACCGCCCTATTCCTACGCATCCCTCATCTGCATGGCCATGCAGGCCAGCAAACAGCCCAAAGTGACTCTGTCCACCATCTATAACTGGATAACGGAGAATTTCTGCTACTACAGACATGCGGAGCCCAGCTGGCAG aaCTCGATTCGCCACAACCTGTCCCTCAACAAGTGTTTCAAGAAGGTCCCCAGACAGAAAGACGAGCCGGGGAAGGGAGGCTTCTGGCAGATTGATCCCCAGTATGCTGACATGTTTGTCAATGGCATCTTCAAACGCAGGAGGATGTCTGCGAACAgctacaacagcagcagcagtggcgcCCACAGACAGAGCAAACTGATTCAGGGTTATCACAGCACCCAAAATGGCTGCCCTTACCAAAGTGGCAAACGGAAGCACCTGGCcactaaaaacaacaacaacaacaaggcaGTGAGGGCGTCTGACTCCCCGCTTTTAGCGACAGAAGCCCACAAAGCTGACATCCTGAGGGGGGATTTTGACCTTGCATCCGTGTTCGATGACGTCCTCAGTGGGAACTGTAGCACCTTTGAGGATTTGGACATCAACATGGCGCTGAGCTCCCTAGGCTGCGAGATGGAGGTTTCCATGCAGGGGAGGCAGCACTCTGCGGGGCTGGGGAGGTGGTGTGGAGGAGGGGACCTCATGGGTCAGAGCCAGCATCTGAATCACCATCAGTCCTACAGCTACATGGACCTGAGCGCCTCTTCAATGGAGTGCCCGGTCAACATGGGAGAACTGCACATGGTGCAGCAGCACCCACAGCCACGGCTGGACCAAGATCAGCTGCTCCAGAGCCACCACCACCTGCAGCAGTTCGACGAGGCCTCCACGCTGTTCTCGGAGCGGCCTGAGGAGGCGGTGCTGCAGCCGTGGGAGGAGATCAAAGAAGAGGCACAGGCCATTCCTCTGACTCTGGATCAGGGCTTTGGCCTGTGCGAGGGCTTCTTCACGGAGATGCAGCCATGGGAACGGGTGGAGGCCTatctgtga